The following coding sequences lie in one Mus musculus strain C57BL/6J chromosome 11, GRCm38.p6 C57BL/6J genomic window:
- the Rpain gene encoding RPA-interacting protein isoform 2 (isoform 2 is encoded by transcript variant 2) yields MAESSGSPHRLLYKQVGSPHWKETFRQGCLERMRNSRHRLLNKYRQAAGSTPGTASDRLLVQEVMEEEWASLQSVENCPEALLQLELPLDLAVLQDIEQELCNEEKSIISEYEEDLEFDESCLRRMLAEWEANSLICPVCIKYNLRIMNSVVTCPCGLHIPVHSPVEQKRSPVF; encoded by the exons ATGGCAGAGTCCTCGGGGTCTCCGCACCGCTTGTTGTACAAGCAGGTGGGCTCGCCCCACTGGAAAGAAACTTTCAGGCAG GGATGTCTGGAGAGAATGAGAAACAGCAGGCACAGGCTCCTGAACAAATATCGCCAGGCTGCAGGTAGCACGCCGGGGACAGCCTCAGACAGACTTCTTGTGCAAGAAGTAATGGAGGAAGAGTGGGCTTCTTTGCAGTCTGTGGAGAATTGTCCGGAGGCCTTGCTTCAG TTGGAATTGCCACTGGACCTAGCTGTGCTGCAGGACATCGAGCAGGAGCTGTGTAATGAAG aaaagtCCATCATAAGCGAGTATGAAGAGGACTTAGAGTTTGATGAAAGTTGTCTCAGGAGAATGTTGGCTGAGTGGGAAGCAAACTCCCTCATCTGTCCTGTGTGTATAAA GTACAACCTGAGAATAATGAACAGTGTGGTCACGTGTCCATGTGGCCTGCACATCCCTGTTCAC TCACCGGTggaacagaagagaagcccagtcTTCTGA
- the Rpain gene encoding RPA-interacting protein isoform 1 (isoform 1 is encoded by transcript variant 1): MAESSGSPHRLLYKQVGSPHWKETFRQGCLERMRNSRHRLLNKYRQAAGSTPGTASDRLLVQEVMEEEWASLQSVENCPEALLQLELPLDLAVLQDIEQELCNEEKSIISEYEEDLEFDESCLRRMLAEWEANSLICPVCIKYNLRIMNSVVTCPCGLHIPVHSTDLTEQKLRACLEENVNEHSVHCPHTPVFSVTGGTEEKPSLLMNCLTCDTWAVIL; the protein is encoded by the exons ATGGCAGAGTCCTCGGGGTCTCCGCACCGCTTGTTGTACAAGCAGGTGGGCTCGCCCCACTGGAAAGAAACTTTCAGGCAG GGATGTCTGGAGAGAATGAGAAACAGCAGGCACAGGCTCCTGAACAAATATCGCCAGGCTGCAGGTAGCACGCCGGGGACAGCCTCAGACAGACTTCTTGTGCAAGAAGTAATGGAGGAAGAGTGGGCTTCTTTGCAGTCTGTGGAGAATTGTCCGGAGGCCTTGCTTCAG TTGGAATTGCCACTGGACCTAGCTGTGCTGCAGGACATCGAGCAGGAGCTGTGTAATGAAG aaaagtCCATCATAAGCGAGTATGAAGAGGACTTAGAGTTTGATGAAAGTTGTCTCAGGAGAATGTTGGCTGAGTGGGAAGCAAACTCCCTCATCTGTCCTGTGTGTATAAA GTACAACCTGAGAATAATGAACAGTGTGGTCACGTGTCCATGTGGCCTGCACATCCCTGTTCAC TCAACAGACCTGACAGAGCAGAAGCTTCGAGCCTGTTTGGAAGAAAATGTGAATGAGCACAGTGTACACTGTCCCCACACCCCTGTGTTCTCAGTCACCGGTggaacagaagagaagcccagtcTTCTGATGAACTGCCTG ACTTGTGACACCTGGGCTGTGATCCTCTAG
- the Rpain gene encoding RPA-interacting protein isoform 4 (isoform 4 is encoded by transcript variant 4), with translation MAESSGSPHRLLYKQVGSPHWKETFRQGCLERMRNSRHRLLNKYRQAAGSTPGTASDRLLVQEVMEEEWASLQSVENCPEALLQLELPLDLAVLQDIEQELCNEDL, from the exons ATGGCAGAGTCCTCGGGGTCTCCGCACCGCTTGTTGTACAAGCAGGTGGGCTCGCCCCACTGGAAAGAAACTTTCAGGCAG GGATGTCTGGAGAGAATGAGAAACAGCAGGCACAGGCTCCTGAACAAATATCGCCAGGCTGCAGGTAGCACGCCGGGGACAGCCTCAGACAGACTTCTTGTGCAAGAAGTAATGGAGGAAGAGTGGGCTTCTTTGCAGTCTGTGGAGAATTGTCCGGAGGCCTTGCTTCAG TTGGAATTGCCACTGGACCTAGCTGTGCTGCAGGACATCGAGCAGGAGCTGTGTAATGAAG ACTTGTGA
- the Rpain gene encoding RPA-interacting protein isoform 3 (isoform 3 is encoded by transcript variant 3): MAESSGSPHRLLYKQVGSPHWKETFRQGCLERMRNSRHRLLNKYRQAAGSTPGTASDRLLVQEVMEEEWASLQSVENCPEALLQLELPLDLAVLQDIEQELCNEEKSIISEYEEDLEFDESCLRRMLAEWEANSLICPVCIKYNLRIMNSVVTCPCGLHIPVHTCDTWAVIL, from the exons ATGGCAGAGTCCTCGGGGTCTCCGCACCGCTTGTTGTACAAGCAGGTGGGCTCGCCCCACTGGAAAGAAACTTTCAGGCAG GGATGTCTGGAGAGAATGAGAAACAGCAGGCACAGGCTCCTGAACAAATATCGCCAGGCTGCAGGTAGCACGCCGGGGACAGCCTCAGACAGACTTCTTGTGCAAGAAGTAATGGAGGAAGAGTGGGCTTCTTTGCAGTCTGTGGAGAATTGTCCGGAGGCCTTGCTTCAG TTGGAATTGCCACTGGACCTAGCTGTGCTGCAGGACATCGAGCAGGAGCTGTGTAATGAAG aaaagtCCATCATAAGCGAGTATGAAGAGGACTTAGAGTTTGATGAAAGTTGTCTCAGGAGAATGTTGGCTGAGTGGGAAGCAAACTCCCTCATCTGTCCTGTGTGTATAAA GTACAACCTGAGAATAATGAACAGTGTGGTCACGTGTCCATGTGGCCTGCACATCCCTGTTCAC ACTTGTGACACCTGGGCTGTGATCCTCTAG
- the C1qbp gene encoding complement component 1 Q subcomponent-binding protein, mitochondrial, with product MLPLLRCVPRALGAAASGLRTAIPAQPLRHLLQPAPRPCLRPFGLLSVRAGSARRSGLLQPPVPCACGCGALHTEGDKAFVEFLTDEIKEEKKIQKHKSLPKMSGDWELEVNGTEAKLLRKVAGEKITVTFNINNSIPPTFDGEEEPSQGQKAEEQEPELTSTPNFVVEVTKTDGKKTLVLDCHYPEDEIGHEDEAESDIFSIKEVSFQATGDSEWRDTNYTLNTDSLDWALYDHLMDFLADRGVDNTFADELVELSTALEHQEYITFLEDLKSFVKNQ from the exons ATGCTCCCTCTGCTGCGTTGCGTGCCCCGCGCCCTCGGCGCCGCCGCCTCCGGCCTCCGAACCGCCATCCCGGCCCAGCCGCTTCGGCATCTCCTGCAGCCCGCGCCCCGGCCATGCCTCCGGCCCTTCGGTTTGCTCAGCGTACGGGCCGGCTCGGCTCGGCGCTCTGGCCTCCTGCAGCCCCCGGTTCCCTGCGCGTGCGGCTGTGGCGCTCTGCACACGGAAG GAGACAAGGCCTTCGTTGAATTCTTGACTGAtgaaattaaggaagaaaagaagatccAGAAACACAAGTCCCTTCCCAAGATGTCTGGAGATTGGGAGCTGGAGGTGAACGGCACGGAGGCTAAATTATTGCGCAAAGTTGCCGGAGAAAA GATCACGGTCACTTTCAACATCAACAACAGCATCCCTCCAACATTTGATGGTGAGGAGGAGCCCTCACAGGGGCAGAAGGCTGAAGAACAGGAG CCAGAACTGACATCAACTCCCAACTTTGTGGTTGAAGTTACCAAGACTGATGGCAAGAAGACCCTTGTACTGGACTGTCACTATCCTGAGGATGAG ATTGGACACGAAGATGAGGCCGAGAGTGATATTTTCTCTATCAAGGAAGTTAGCTTTCAGGCCACTGGTGACTCTGAGTGGAGGGATACAAACTATACACTCAACACAGATTCCCTGGACTGG GCCTTGTATGACCACCTAATGGATTTCCTTGCGGACCGAGGGGTGGATAACACTTTTGCGGATGAGTTGGTGGAGCTCAGCACAGCCCTGGAGCACCAGGAATATATCACCTTTCTTGAGGACCTCAAAAGCTTTGTCAAGAACCAGTAG